A part of Pseudochaenichthys georgianus chromosome 23, fPseGeo1.2, whole genome shotgun sequence genomic DNA contains:
- the rps16 gene encoding small ribosomal subunit protein uS9: protein MPPKGPLQSVQVFGRKKTATAVAHCKRGNGLIKVNGRPLDMVEPATLQYKLLEPVLLLGKERFAGVDIRVRVKGGGHVAQIYAIRQAISKSLVAYYQKYVDEASKKEIKDILIQYDRTLLVADPRRCESKKFGGPGARARYQKSYR, encoded by the exons ATGCCACCCAAAGGTCCTTTGCAATCTGTCCAGGTCTTTGGACGTAAA AAAACCGCCACCGCAGTTGCTCACTGCAAGAGGGGGAATGGCCTCATTAAAGTGAACGGCAGACCCCTGGATATGGTGGAGCCAGCCACTCTCCAGTACAAG CTTCTTGAGCCAGTGCTGCTGCTCGGCAAGGAGCGTTTTGCTGGAGTTGACATCAGAGTCAGAGTGAAGGGTGGTGGACATGTTGCACAGATCTATG CAATCCGTCAGGCTATCTCCAAATCTCTGGTTGCCTACTATCAGAAGT ATGTCGATGAGGCCTCCAAGAAAGAGATCAAGGACATCCTGATCCAGTACGACAGGACCCTGCTGGTTGCTGATCCTCGTCGCTGTGAGTCCAAGAAGTTCGGTGGACCTGGAGCTCGTGCCCGCTACCAGAAGTCTTACCGTTAA